Proteins encoded in a region of the Nocardia sp. BMG51109 genome:
- the ssb gene encoding single-stranded DNA-binding protein, which produces MSGETTLTIIGNLTKDPDFRIIPKTGDNVVNFVVASTPRVFDRKANQWKDGPAVFMRCTMFRDAAENVADSLEKGSRVVVVGKLQQRDYTDRDGIKRTIMELVADEVGVSLKYAIAKPVKRKNHGRNGNSHNGNGQAANGGRDATASDDPYAEFRGEPEEEVGRDA; this is translated from the coding sequence ATGTCCGGAGAAACCACTCTCACCATCATCGGCAACCTGACCAAGGACCCGGATTTCCGGATCATTCCGAAGACCGGGGACAACGTGGTCAACTTCGTCGTCGCGTCGACACCGCGGGTGTTCGACCGCAAGGCGAACCAGTGGAAAGACGGCCCGGCAGTGTTCATGCGGTGCACCATGTTCCGCGACGCCGCCGAGAACGTCGCCGATTCCCTGGAGAAGGGTTCCCGTGTCGTGGTGGTCGGCAAGCTGCAACAGCGCGACTACACCGACCGCGACGGCATCAAGCGCACCATCATGGAACTGGTCGCCGACGAAGTGGGGGTGTCACTGAAATACGCCATCGCCAAGCCGGTCAAGCGGAAGAACCACGGCCGTAACGGCAACAGCCACAACGGCAACGGCCAGGCCGCGAACGGCGGGCGGGACGCCACAGCCAGTGACGACCCGTACGCCGAGTTCCGTGGCGAGCCGGAGGAGGAGGTGGGGCGTGATGCGTAA
- a CDS encoding DUF2637 domain-containing protein has product MSGQARPAGMLWVRRVAVLVTVTIGSAAFALSFAALRELAIMAHTPAGLAWLWPVIVDGTIIQATVSMLVLASNPQRRWFLWVLAAGVLVSITGNSVHAAMAGDQLPWWAAALVAAVAPVSLLVDTHGLSVLFRAAHRDPAPVAIQAPDRADNAATSVAQPVQAEVPADPVVKGSSRRDPVKVARAVAMRAEGRTYAEIADTLGVSRRTAAKYVAAGGDPAREAAVQPIHVVRPVQQTLPLPAAALGGGA; this is encoded by the coding sequence GTGAGCGGGCAGGCCCGGCCGGCGGGCATGTTGTGGGTGCGCCGGGTGGCGGTCCTGGTGACCGTGACCATCGGGTCGGCGGCGTTCGCGTTGAGCTTCGCGGCTCTGCGTGAGCTGGCGATCATGGCGCACACCCCGGCGGGGCTGGCGTGGCTGTGGCCGGTGATCGTGGATGGCACGATCATTCAGGCCACGGTGTCCATGCTGGTGCTGGCGTCGAATCCGCAGCGGCGCTGGTTTTTGTGGGTGCTGGCCGCGGGGGTGCTGGTGTCGATCACCGGTAACTCCGTGCATGCCGCCATGGCAGGCGATCAGCTGCCCTGGTGGGCCGCGGCTCTGGTCGCGGCGGTGGCGCCGGTCTCGCTGCTGGTGGACACGCATGGCTTGTCCGTGTTGTTCCGTGCCGCGCACCGCGATCCGGCTCCGGTGGCCATTCAGGCACCGGACCGGGCCGACAATGCGGCAACCAGTGTGGCGCAACCGGTGCAGGCCGAAGTACCGGCGGATCCGGTGGTGAAGGGTTCGTCCCGGCGTGATCCGGTCAAGGTCGCTCGTGCTGTCGCGATGCGTGCCGAAGGCCGGACTTACGCCGAGATCGCCGACACGCTGGGGGTGTCCCGACGGACAGCGGCGAAGTATGTCGCTGCCGGTGGAGACCCCGCGCGTGAGGCGGCAGTGCAGCCGATTCACGTCGTGCGGCCGGTGCAGCAGACGCTGCCGTTGCCTGCCGCCGCGCTCGGAGGTGGTGCGTGA